DNA sequence from the Anguilla anguilla isolate fAngAng1 chromosome 4, fAngAng1.pri, whole genome shotgun sequence genome:
TAATAAAACAACTGTCGTTGCCCTTCATTGTATCTGGCACAAAGTTTAACTCAGCGATAATTATTGCTTGTTGCGTTTGCTCGGCTTGCGTTTGCAAAACTTTGTCTTTACCTTCTCTGCCCCCATTAGCTGCAACGCCGCATCCACCAGCTGTCGTCCCTTTCTTGGATTTCTTCCCCCGAAGTTTAGCTAATAATGTCCTCCGCAGAGGATCAGCCATTCCTTTTCACCCCTGAGTTTTTCCAGTTTCAGCAGATATACTTCGGCGAGTTGAAATCACTTAGAGCGGCCTTTTCTTCGATCAAAACTCCCCTACAATCCGGAGCCCTCTCCATTCTCCACTGTCACCGCTCGCTCTCTGTACTTCGCCTGCTAGCCCGCTTGGTAGCTCACTTGCCCCCCCTTCCACCACCCCCCGCAGTTCAAATGCTTGGAATATTTTCTAGCGGGGGTGAAAGGTTATACGCTTATTGCGCAAGCTCTAATCGCAAACACTTCTTTTTGGGATGTTTATGTTGTTGGAGAAGAGATTTTTAGAGTGCAAAAGTTTACGCATGGACGTTAACCGTTTTGTAAATATTTCGTGGATGTTTTAATTAGTAGGCTATTTACACATTAATAGCGGAGCTGATCCGTATGCAAGCACTACTTCAGCTGTTTTGGCAAAAGGACGGTTTTGTGAACCACAAATAAGACGTGAATTATTCGCCTTTTCTTtaaatgagaagaaaataaaCGAATGCAGCGAACAGAAATATGTAATATCATGCCGAAGGACACCCTTCAATAAACTATTAATTGAATGTTTGCTTGATGTTGCTATTTGGTATTTTGGTAAATTATAGCCTTTTGTTATTAGAAAGCGTGAAAGACTTGTGAAAAGTATCGTACATACCGTTCTTTCCATCCTGGTAGAGGAATGAAAATTACTTATGAACTAACCTCGCTAAGAAATAATCAAATGGATAATAATAGGCCGAAATTATTAGAAATAGAAGTGAGTTACTCATCAGTGAGCACAGATCATAATCAATGTTGAACCCAGGGAAGGGTGTTTCTTTTCAACCGATTGTCTGAAGTGTAAATTATGCTATGACAAAATGCTTCAGTGTTTTGAAGTACAGTCAAAATGTATATCTGATGTGACGGTctcctgttcatttttatcttcGTGTTATTAGTTTAACGTACTATGTAGTACTATTATATATAATCTTTTTCTACAGTGTAACTCATTTGTGcattgtaattacattttctaaGGTTGTAGTTTGCCGCCTAGGATTTCAAATGTGCCAGGAATTCAAACCATAAACACGTTCTGTCATATTCTTGTATGGATATTTCAAATGTGTACATTTGCCTATAGTGTCTAATAACTTGCTAGACCATGTTTCCTGAAGGAAATGATCTAGGATGAGCTACAGTAGCACATTGTGTAAGAGTAAGAAAGCATTTTGATCTACTTGAgaaattatgttttataaaatatgaaacacaCTTTCAGTTGATCTGTGCAACACCACTGAGAACTACTTTTAGACAACACCTTTTTCTTTAATGAGATGAACTTGACAATAAAAGCTGAGAGAAGCCAGaagcacaggaaatgacagaGTGCACGGTTATAAGTACTGGTGTCTGCAGCCAGAGTtgatctctcctcctctctgaatTGCTTCCAGTTGGTAATGCTTGCAGTGGAGGGATGGGGCACACCTACCCAGGTTAATTAATGTTTTCctattttctgatgttttttaCTGCATGTCCTTTATATGTGTAACTTGTTTACTAATATTatcaaaaaaatgcacataatgtgagtaatataataaaaaagtgaaatgtgtgACTGATTTTATATGGAATATACGTTTATGTAAAATGCATACAGACAAAAGTAGGATGTTCAAGGTTTGCAGACCAGTGTTCCAGGGACATACAATACCCTGATAATAGCTGAATTCTGTAATGTCTtaagaagacattttaattttttattcaactATTAAAATTCAGAGAATATTAAGAACATTGCTTAGCCTGTTTACCTACTTTCATGAGCACAAAAATTAAAAGATCCAAAAATATTTAAGCAAACAAGATTAAGGAAGAAAGAACATAAACCTTTCTGTTCCAAACTTAATCTGTACTGTCCATACTCAAGTGAGAACTACTCAGAAACAGCAAAGAACTCAAAGAACCATCAGTGAGATGATAAGGAGCTGCAGCATCATCACCATTGAACAGTGTTCTCATAATGCCACTCGTATGATTTGGTGAATAAAACTGCAGTCATTTGACTAAATCATCTGCAATTTCTGAAGtgaaatttttataaaatattttttcagatataTCAAGATGAAACAGTATCATGTTGACGTGAACCTAAAAGTAGTGTTCCCTcaacacagaaataataatCAACCTCTGGAGTGTCATCTGATCAGTATCATCTTCAAACAACAGGAAGGATTGTGTCTTAGTCACAAAATAGAAGGCAGTAGGTTTTGAATTTTCACTTTAATCTCTTTCACTTTAACCTAAAGAGAGCCTTTACAAAGCAATCGTGCCTTTCTGCAACTCTAAATCAGTCGcatttttgtttcctctgtgtCTGCTCCGGAGAAGTTAGATTATtatgtgtaattaaaattaatagaAATTAGGTTTGATAATTCTCTGTTACATATTCAGAGCTCAGTTACAAATCCACAACTCAGATCACTATTTGTTTtggcacaaaaagaaaacatttcagctCACGTTGTCTACCATTTTGTATCTATGTACCAGCacaaaacttgtttttcatgCAAGAAATTGGAGCTACACGGTGTtctataaaaatttaaaaaaatcagttacaATACTGATTAAGTGGAAATATTGTACCAACCACCCCCATAAAaaagcagagaaacagaaaaagataaGTATCAGTTTTTGCTTTGGAGCCACGCAGACCTGacgcctgtgcgtgcgtgcatggcTGCCAGATTAGGCCCTGTCTGGGCACCCATTTGCAGGTCAAAGCCTGCAGGCcaagagaaaaaagaggaggggggggggaagctcaTGCATGCTATGTGGTCTACAGCTGTGGCCTCCACATTCTCACCCAACCAGTTCTTCTGTAGTTTTCTCTCCCCGTGTTGCCACAGCACATGTGGAAGGCAAGCCCTGTACCTGAGAGGTAGGTCATGGAAATCCTGCTTCCTCACTATCTTATGAGTACTATGGCCAGTTACATTCCACGGCCAATGGAATCATGTTgaaaacatctaaaaatgattaaaagattaaaaacatatttttttgttagctGCTATTCAGTTGATGAGCTAATTAATAGTCAAGACATTTCCCGGCTGCTAAATTATTGTTAATATAGCTGTACAAACACGTTCTCAGcacttacatttaaaatatattgaagcAGAATTGGAAAAGTGAATCAATTATATAAATAGACTGTAGGATATtactttaaattaatgtttttttaagttaatcaaattttataaatatacaatttcaGTACTGTCTTTGATGGCACGTTTTGAGAGCACCCacattttggttcatttttctAAGGTTTTCTAAAGCCGCAATGCAAAAAGGAGGAGATCTTTTTTTACTCCACTTTCTTTCCTCTTTGTGATGGCAAGAGCAGAACATCTATTTTCCTGGCTCCTATTTAAACAGCCCTTGCAGTTCAGTGTGTGCAGAGAGCCTTGCAGCTGTTTGCATTTGCCTCCTGATCAGTCCTATTGTTTACTGAATCTCCCCAGTTAATGGGCCTTCCCTTTTCAATGCACCCAGCAACAAAATTTACGTCGGTGAcatgctccctctctcaggaCATAAATCCAGCTGGATTTCCATCTGAGAATAGTTCAATATGTGTTTCTCTTTCTTAATATATATTCAACACAGCACCAGATTTCAGTTCTCATGCACTCCAGAATTGAACACATGCTTtctgaaaaaactaaaataaaattttctctCTGAAGCATATTAACATAATGTGTATTGCTATGGCAAATAAGATGGAGCTTTGGCTTTTTATATTATAAAGCTTCACAAAGATTAATtacaatgcaatataatatactaatataatatttacaacagaaatgcattttaaatcaagAAATACACCTCCAAGTTATGAACTGTACTTTGTATTGATTATCTATCAGCTAGTTATTATATCTTTGTGATTCATGGCTATTTGGAATGTAATTTAGATTCTTTGTCTTGTGTTCAATTTCcctgcagcaaaaaaaaggggggggggctctgttaGTGGGAAGATGTAAACTGCTGGGAAAGAGAGTAATGGATCCATTACATCAACGTAGACAAAAAGCATTCTGCAGGGTCAGACATTATCTGGAGGCTTCAGCACACTCCTCGACCTGCTCCGGCCACTTTAGCTTGTTGAAACGGTGCCAGATAGATATCTCCCTCATTATGGCCCAAGCTACCAGCCCCTCATCTGTGGTCTGGATTACCTACAGACACGGTTGACATGTTTATCATTGACAAGGTCAGACTAGCTGTCTCCTTGCTTCTGTTCAGCATAACTCTGTAAAGACATTGTGGATCTACCTGGTTGTTTTAGCTTTAGGCTGCTAAACCTGTCACAAACAAATCTTGGAGCCCATTCCCTGTAGTAGCCAAAAGTAAACTGAAGAATCGACAGGATTTTAAATGTCTACCATTCCAGGAACAAGATGTTCTGGCAACATCTGTTTCACACTGTGCTGGTGGTGTAAAAACCAACTGTTTGCTTCTAGGGAACATCTGCCTCTAACTGAGATGGCAGCTTGAGTGTGAACAGTTGACAAACCTCTCAACACTGCACAAAAGCATTCTCTACAATCCACAGAGACAGCCCTCCTTCTCAACACTTAACAGCACATTCAGTTCATAAACATAAAGAAGGCTTGGTAGCAGCAATCACATTGTTAATTAAACAGTCTAAAAATACAGTGGCATCTTTATAGCTTACTCCACCAAGAAAAAGCAGTGAGTATatagtgagaaaaaaaaatcacaacattGGCAATATTCAAATGAGAAAGACTCCAGGATCAAAAGTACCCAACAgattaaataacttttttttttcatagtacCTGAAAGTAGCTGTGATACAACTgggtaatgtacacacacttgtTCAAAAAAAGGCCTTTAATATGAAGAGCTGCCTTTTAGTGAAATGAGTAAAACAATTTGTGTAAGGATAAACAAACTCCAGTCTGACTTTCACAGACTGTAACCCAGATGgtgaaacaaaaggaaattGAGCCTGCAAATGGTTATTTGTGCATAAAAATCTGATAACATCCCAACTTTTGTGTTGGATCAGGCAGACACTGTAGACATGGCCAGACACATATTGCAGGCTGGAATTTAATCGCACACATATTCACCGGTGTAACTTTTTTTGAGAGATGACGACAGATTGAGCAAGAATTCCTCTTATCATGAAACTATTACTGGTAACTTTAAATACGTCTTTGTAATACCAGCACATTTGctccatttaatatttttcttcttttttgcagATAACACGTTTAATTTTCCACGATGATTATTTCGAACAAGAGCATCagccaaattaataaatacaaatgttaaatttattcagtgtaattacaggaaaaaaatataatgcaattgCTTACCATTTTTCAGGAGCAGAGTAAATCACCTTTCATAATAAGAAAAATCTCACCTTGTTCATTATAAAAAGCATAAATCTACATTTAGCCTGGTTACAGAATGTAAAATATCACACTAAGGATTCATTAAATATGCAACACACTGAAAGTGAGCATCTGTACAAGAGGATAATAAATGAGAACTGGAGGCAACAGAAGTAAACATTTGCACAACTGAACCCATCCTGGATGTACAATTTATttggaggtcacatgaccatttacataaacaggaaaaaataagaaaaaaacaccccaTATGTGTACATATCAAGTCAAGTGTACATGTCTTGATCTGAAAATGCAGTTCTTCAAAATGCCATCATAAGAAATGCAATCAATGCCACCACCTAGTGGACGTCCTTTCATAATTTCAATGTGCTTTTCTTAATCATattatggaatttaaaaaaattaattttaaaatacatttctgaactGAAACTTTTAATCGCATAAATACAAGATTTCAAAAAATTTAACAATTGAATCATAATCATGGCAAGAATTCCCCATTTAAATCTCTAAACTGTGAGTTATTTATGATTAATTTTAGAACCCCAGAGGTTTGAAAGTCAATATAGTTGGGTTAAGGAATTCTGAAACAAATGCGTGAAAgtttacagaaaaagaaagaatgttttttctcttttttgggaGATACGACACATAcacaatatacaaatatttattaaaaacaaaaccaaacaacacttttccccatttttatctgaaaaacGTATAGAGTCCAGGGCAGCTATAGGCGGTACATTCACAAACACGAGCGTGCGGACGCTGATGACAGAACGAATGGGGGAAGCTCTGTGGGACAGTCTCTGGCTCATCTCAGCTTTTTACTCCAGGCTCTGTCGCAGAatcctcttctcctcttccacAAAACTCTTGTCGGACGTGGCCTGCCCCatgtccctcttcctcttctccttctgctGGAAGCTCTccactttcttcttcttcgctGACAAAGATTTGTCTTGCTCTTCATCTGAGGAACAggtaggaaaaaaagaaagaatgagcCTTGCATACTGAAAGTAACCCGCTGTGAATTCCCAAAACTTATGGATTCAGACAAGTGTACTTAATGATGTAACTGTGCATCTACATTTTCTGATACATGCTGCTGCTTTTCTTCTGGATGCAGCGTAAAGAAAAGCAGGACAAAGGTTTATATTCCTTGCTTTAAAGTCAAAGGGTCATTTTATGAATTATCTGTAATCTTGCTGGTTGCTGCGCAATGCAAGAGCATGTTTGGCATTTGCCAGTCTTTTAAGGCATACATGACTTAGCTAATGTGCTACTTTATGCAAGTATTACTGTACATAGATACAATGTATGCAATGTATCCCTGGGTTCCGAAACCTTTTAAAACAGCATCGCACTTGACTGGCAGTGACATAAAACAGGTGCCAATTATTTCTTGTGTAGAGTGACTCATTCTCTCCTGcactgtattttgtatttataaagtGATGCTGGAGGTGGGAAGGAAGTCCCCCACATCTGAAATTGTTGCCCTGTAATCAAAAGGGAAAACTCCACATCTCAACGTCTCTGCTCATTTTTCTGCCTGTGTGAATCCTATTTAGTGTTGTCACGGTACACTGCACTCTCCTCAACAAGTAAAGCAAAAGCAGGAGAATAATAGTGCATGTATTcctgcatgtatgcatgtattccTTATATATACctcaatcatttaaaaagcaaatgcagATGTATTTCACCCAGCTGTCCCTATGTGGTCATCTTCAGCAGTGAGCTTGTGCAGCAAGAGCTGTTTGCAGCATGAAACATTTAGAAAGGAAGGATCAGAGTGCTACAGTAAATTAGAAATTACTCAGTGACTGAATaaaaacttaataaaaatgtaGTAGCTACAGTCATCACCATGTAATGAATGAGGCAGTGCTACCAAATAGTTTCTGAACCACTAATCTCTGACTTGGGAAGGAAGAGAATGGCTGAGGACTAGGGAGCATACCCGCCCCACTTCTTCAATTCCGTGGATATCTCCTCCGGTGCTTGGGTGAGCTGGGGACAAAATCTATAGAAGTGTGCAGAAGTGTACGATCCCTGCCTtctatattataaaataaatagcatgaAAGCAAGTTATGCTGCAACCTGACTGTACGGGCGTCTCCTCATCTGGCAAGAAGCGTGCGTTCCCTGAAGCGGGCTGCGGAGCATCCTCGCCATTGTCTTCGTAGATATTGGACCATTTTATAGCCATATCCATGCCTGGGGGAGCACTCTTCTTCTCTGTAACGTAAGTCTGTGGCGGGGGCACGGCGTTGGTTTTCCAGACTTTGAATTCCTTGGCTGGCTGTAGGGAGCACATTGCAACTTAACATTGCACTCAAGAAAAGGTCATTATGCTATAACTAGAAAAGTGTGGAGATGACGCTTTGCGCTTTGAAAATGCATATCAAGAAAAACGTATTCAAAATTGCACTTTTCAATCAATTTGTATTGAACAGTGCAATGTAATCTGTAATATGATGTTGCATACACATTCCTCAAAATGTGTAAGCAACAAATCAGTTTGTAGAAtaccattttaatattttccccTTTAAACATTCACACTAtttagatttcttttttcattacataaatgaaatacaGCCAATATTGTACAAAATAGTTTCTAAAcctatgacttttttttttttttttttgcaacgtTACCACCAAAACGGTTGTGAAAATTGTTATAGTAAGTCTGCTGTCAGCATCACAGAAcgttaacattagctaacaaACACCGATAAGAACGAGCTACGACAGCTGATGTTAGCTGATCTAACACGGCTGTAGCTGTGCTAACTCACTACCAAGGAGGTTAAAAAACAACTACTCACTCACTACACAAGCTCATTACAAAAtacacctaacgttacttttCCAGCTTGGTCGTGCTGCCGTAGCTTTAGAAGTTGGCTAACTATGTAGCTTCCTAGCTAGCAAGGTAATGTTATATTACTGTATGTTTACCTCCTCCGGAGCTTTCACCGTGCGGCTTTCCCAatcaatgtgtttatttaacgGGTTGTATAAGAACGACGGCTTTGAAACGGATTTAAAGAGGTCATCTGGTTTAGGTAAAGGGCATCCACTCGCGGCTCGTTTGGTCCCTTGGTGAGATCCATCTTTACTGTGTTCAGTCGGAtcctttccccctttctttttgGATGAAGCCGGGCCTTCCTCTTCAgaatcactgctgctgctactactgctgccgCTCAAATCATCGTAACTCATAAAGTAATGGAGAGAGTCACGtttcttcttttcagccatACTGAAACGATGCGAAGCGTTAATAGTCTACCAACCTAGCGACCAACTTCAGCTTCGGTGAAATGCACGCACTGTACCAGCTACGCTGCGACAAAATTTTGTATCACTCCATTTTTACAGAGCTAGTCGTAAGACGAGGCTTTGTAACTACGTCACTGAGTAGTATACCCTACTTTTTGATTTCATAGTGCGCCATCTTTTGAGGTTAAAAAGGGTTTGGTCCGTTGAAATTGGTTTAGTATTCACGCTTTTGGAAGCTAAAAGCTGGGTTGTAATTTATCACTATGATTTTTCAAAGCTTTGCATACTTTACAAAATTTAAAATCGGgtagataaaaacaaaaaagaacatcaaAACAACCAGTTCCTCTCAACCTCACCTCTGCACATGCGCACAGAGCCAATTGTGAAGTAAATCCTGCTTCAACAACACAGCTGGGTTAAAGTCAACGGTATGGCTGGAAGGACAAACAAGTTTTTCCCACTCCGGCCATGGCAGAAGGAGAAGCGTTTTTAGATTTATTGAAATATAGAATGAAAAAGATAGTCATTGATGTACATAATAAGtccagtaattaaaaaataaaaacataaatgcataagacacacaacacagcacacagcaataaaaataatttgtgataaaTGAGATCACTGTAAGCCAGAAGACGACAGAAATATGTGTTTGCTGGACTATGGAGGTATCACACATTTATCTGGAAAATCTTCTTGACATACTTAATCCAGAGAGCCATATTCagcttacattttaaatggtttccAACTGCACAGCCGGGTATTTGGTGAAACAATTCAGTTTTGTCTCATGCTCAAGGGCACTGGGGCAGTGCCTAAAAAATAGCACCCTAAAGCTCACCAATTTCTTTATCACCCCAGATTCAGCAGATTTATAAAATCATGATCTATTCACAAAATATATGTGGTTTTATGTCCTTTTACACTACAATGCACCACACGATTGAAGTTTTCTGCAGTTTGCTGTATCCAAATGTTTTGGATGTGAAACTAAAAACTGTAAGGTATCGCTGTGTATTTTACGTGTGTTGTAAGTTTGGTCATCTTTCCTACATTTCAAACATGACTTTATAATTATCATTGTAACTCTGTAACACcctgacacaaacacatgtgctTATCCAAACTCTTCCTAGTGGTGATTCTGATTCAATAAGCTGATGAGCTCAGTCAGTCGGTGAGTGTATGCCAGGGCACCAGCTAAGACCTCTCAGCTCTGACTTCTGAGCCCAGCGGGTGAGTGCATCTGGGGCCACCAGTTAAGGCTTTCTCAGTGGGTGGATGTGTCCTGGGACTTCAGGTAAGACCCCTTGTTTACGGGAAAGTGTATGGGTTGCAGTCTCTccctaaaatacacaaaaataaatagacaaaGTAATATATGTGTCAATAGAGACCTAAAAGTGGCTAAGCTTTTACAGatcatcatttatcatttatcatgtATCATTTATCTCTGTTTTATgaatttacaatgttttttccccataaCTTTAATGTTATCCATTCTACGGTTCTGTTGAAGCTATTTTAATGGATCAGGGATTGAGTGCCATTCTTACTGGTTAAACTTGTCTCTCTCTGGGTTGTGGAGGTATCTCTGCGTACGTGACTTGAAAGCAGAATGATGGCTGTGTAATGTTGTTTGTTGATCTTTCTTGGCAATGTTGTATGTTCCTggacccagaatgcactgcaaacACAATCCACACACAAAATAAGAGACATATTCTTCCGGGTGAGAGAACACCATCATAAAGATGAGTGCAAGAGGCCATGCTTACGTTGTTATGGTTGCCGCTCTGCAGTCTCTCTGCCCTCTCACTGTTACGAGGGGCGGAAGACTGGAAAGGAGGTGGATCCCGATTTACTGCTCCAGACAAGGGGCGTACGGTGTACCAGCCAGGCCCAGGAAACGACTATCAGTGTACATGATTtgagaagagggggaaaatgcattgtttcaCCAGAGAATCCAGAAGAGGGTGCCACAGTGCTGATATGTACCTTTTGTGTTTAGTGCCTCACGGCGTGGGCCATATTGGTGCTTCCCAGTCAGTAGTAAGCTTTTCAATCGGGTGGATCCAGGGCACAACTGTTTAAGATCTGTAGCAAGTCTACTCTCTCTAATATCAGTTACAATTTAATGCCATGACTCTTATTTTTTAAGTTCTTATAAACCCCAAGCCGTCTGATTAAATATATACTAGGTAGGCTGGAACAAATGGAAGACTACATTTTCTGATAATTAATATTATCTGGACCAATCTGGAATAACTAACATAATCTAATAAAGCTTCCACATAATGTGAACAATTCTAGCCTCTATTGGACAATTTCAGCTGTCACTGTTATGAAAGACACCCTCTATATAAGTTACAACTGAATAAATGTTGCACAAAGTTGAATGTTTAGTGTGTATTGAAAACCAAAAGGCAGTTTGTCTGTGCAGTACAGAGAGGTTGTAAACATCTACAATGTGTTAGTGAATAGTGTGCAGTTATCCCATGAgtatacaatattatttttcactgtaGCATTCAGTGCCAAGCACTTACGTGAAAAGCCAGAGTCCAGACTCCGCTATTAGGCAAGCTTTTAGAGCTCTTGGAGCAAGTACAAGTAAATCATTCCACACAGTGAATGGACATCAGGATTATATTGCTATCATTAATTCATTATGCCCCTGATACCATGTCAATGTCAGCCTAGTCAGTAATAGCACACAATTCCTTTGTCCCTTTGATTCTGCTTGGATGTATGCTCACAAGTGAAAGTATCACATCACAGTAAGCAACTACACATATGAAATctttaatatgtaaataataaataatgtgaatCAGCTTCAAAGCTTACACATGCCACATAGCTGAGGGCACAAGTAGTACAGGCCTGACTGCAGTGAGAAACTATAGCTACCTGAGCCAAGAGCACTAGCAGGGGTAATTATTACAGTTGTTAACAGGAGGAATTATATCAGTGTTCATTAAAGGAATACTGACCACTAGGAGAGGGGAGTGTTCATGAGAGGCACTGACCAGTaggggaggggtgtgtttgAGAGACAGGCACAGACCACTAGGGGATGGGGTTTTAGTGATAGAATTACTGACCACTAGGGGAGGTGGGTGCCAGTAAGAAATGTACTGACCACTAGGGGAGTGGGGTGTTAGTGAGAGGAGTAGAGCCTGCTCTGGGATGGGGTTGTTATTGGGAGCAGTCCAGACCAGTAGGGCGGGCGTTGTTAGTGAGAGCAGTACTAACCGCTGGGCGAGGGCATTGGGCCAGGGTACTGTGATAAATCCTCTCCGTAGGACACTCAGGGTTCCGACACATCCTGCTGAACAGCCCATGTTTCCTCTTTTCTGGTCTGTCCAGCTCTTCCACAAACGAACTTACACCTCTGATTTCCTCACCTGGGTCTACATTTGATGTTTTCTGTgacagcagaaaacaaaagacagacaacagaaaaaaatgatacgAAAGTAATGGTGTGATAAAATTTCTGACAGATCGCAAGCTGTCAGTCAGAGTTCAGTCAGTCAGATGGAAATACATATCTATAATATTCCCACTATCCAAAATTGTGCTTCGTGGTTATCTGATTAGTGATTACCGGGTCAGGTAAGTGTCCACTTGGGATG
Encoded proteins:
- the c4h1orf52 gene encoding UPF0690 protein C1orf52 homolog, encoding MAEKKKRDSLHYFMSYDDLSGSSSSSSSDSEEEGPASSKKKGGKDPTEHSKDGSHQGTKRAASGCPLPKPDDLFKSVSKPSFLYNPLNKHIDWESRTVKAPEEPAKEFKVWKTNAVPPPQTYVTEKKSAPPGMDMAIKWSNIYEDNGEDAPQPASGNARFLPDEETPVQSDEEQDKSLSAKKKKVESFQQKEKRKRDMGQATSDKSFVEEEKRILRQSLE